One window from the genome of Pyrobaculum ferrireducens encodes:
- a CDS encoding aldehyde ferredoxin oxidoreductase family protein encodes MAVFKVLRVDLSTEKISEEVYKEDIIRKFLGGRGLGAYLALKELPRGIDPFSPSNKLYIFAGPLSGTANLATSRINVVGKSPLTGSYTHSNAGGNFAYWLRRSGYDGIIVEGKADEPVYILVKDGEVTIRPAKHIWGKWTGAATKALLTDAGFEPDEKKAGVMTIGPAGEDLVRIAGLRFSDYERFAGRGGLGAVAGAKKLKGIVVWGTHDPMKEFVDRQRFLKVATEYSVKLMNAATSKALHQYGTNLLTNIINSIGGYPTRNFETGYFEEAEKISGEYIKQNYVKEVHGCMLCPIQCTQITVVASGPYKVAGEKIKYEYESTWALGANLGLSQTDAVLKLEKLANELGMDSISLGNTLGTFLELVKRGKIQYDISWGDAASLIDLVYKMAYRIDIGDDLAEGDWRLANKYGAPDAFVGSRGQGFPAYDPRALKGFAISYVTANRGGDHLEAYSPTWEVLGVPEKIDPLCETPECISKQVRLVIYAQHLMALADSVTYCKFDTLDKDGIFETHISDLFNAAFGWDTTPQEMLTIGERIFNVERLFHVKEGKWVKDELPPKMREPIKTGPAQGHTASKMFDEGIKEFYKLRGWVDGKPTYETLKRLGLEEFQYLL; translated from the coding sequence ATGGCGGTGTTTAAAGTTCTGCGAGTAGATCTATCCACGGAGAAAATTAGCGAAGAGGTATACAAGGAGGATATTATTAGAAAGTTTCTGGGGGGTAGGGGCCTGGGGGCATATCTCGCATTGAAGGAGTTACCAAGGGGCATTGACCCATTCTCCCCCTCAAATAAGCTGTACATATTCGCGGGTCCGCTGTCAGGCACCGCGAACTTAGCCACTAGTAGAATCAACGTCGTCGGAAAGAGCCCGCTGACGGGTTCATATACGCATTCCAACGCCGGCGGGAACTTCGCCTACTGGCTGAGGAGGAGCGGGTATGATGGCATAATTGTGGAGGGTAAGGCCGACGAGCCTGTCTACATATTAGTGAAAGATGGCGAAGTCACAATAAGGCCTGCAAAGCATATCTGGGGGAAGTGGACCGGAGCCGCCACAAAGGCGTTGTTAACCGACGCTGGGTTTGAGCCTGATGAGAAGAAGGCAGGCGTAATGACTATTGGACCAGCTGGCGAGGACCTTGTGAGGATCGCCGGTTTGAGGTTCAGCGACTACGAGAGGTTCGCCGGCCGCGGCGGGCTGGGCGCCGTGGCTGGTGCGAAAAAGTTGAAGGGCATAGTGGTATGGGGGACTCACGACCCGATGAAGGAGTTTGTGGATAGGCAGAGGTTTCTAAAGGTGGCCACTGAGTACTCTGTAAAGTTGATGAATGCCGCCACGTCCAAGGCGTTGCATCAGTACGGAACTAATCTGCTTACCAACATAATCAACTCCATTGGGGGGTACCCCACTAGGAATTTCGAGACGGGGTACTTCGAGGAGGCGGAGAAGATAAGCGGCGAGTATATCAAGCAGAACTACGTCAAGGAGGTTCACGGCTGTATGCTGTGTCCAATACAGTGCACTCAGATAACTGTGGTAGCCTCAGGTCCTTACAAGGTGGCTGGGGAGAAGATTAAGTACGAGTACGAATCTACCTGGGCTCTCGGAGCCAACCTCGGGCTCTCTCAGACCGACGCCGTGCTGAAACTAGAGAAGCTAGCTAACGAACTTGGAATGGACTCCATATCTCTGGGGAACACCTTGGGCACGTTCCTAGAGCTTGTGAAGAGGGGTAAGATACAGTATGATATAAGTTGGGGCGACGCCGCTTCCCTCATCGACTTGGTATATAAAATGGCGTATAGGATAGATATAGGTGACGACTTGGCCGAGGGCGACTGGAGGCTGGCTAATAAATACGGCGCACCAGACGCCTTCGTTGGGTCGAGGGGGCAGGGCTTCCCTGCGTATGACCCCAGGGCGCTGAAGGGGTTCGCTATTTCCTACGTGACGGCTAACCGCGGCGGGGACCACCTAGAGGCCTACAGCCCGACGTGGGAGGTGCTGGGGGTGCCCGAGAAGATAGATCCGCTGTGCGAGACGCCGGAGTGCATATCGAAGCAGGTTAGGCTCGTTATATACGCACAACACTTGATGGCTCTCGCCGACTCGGTGACCTATTGCAAGTTCGACACGCTGGACAAGGACGGCATCTTCGAGACTCACATATCTGACTTATTCAACGCGGCTTTTGGCTGGGACACGACGCCGCAGGAAATGTTGACAATAGGCGAGCGCATTTTCAACGTCGAGAGGCTGTTCCACGTGAAGGAGGGCAAGTGGGTGAAGGACGAGTTGCCTCCCAAGATGAGAGAGCCTATAAAGACCGGCCCCGCCCAGGGCCACACGGCGTCTAAGATGTTTGACGAGGGGATTAAGGAGTTCTACAAGCTCAGGGGGTGGGTCGACGGGAAGCCAACTTACGAGACTTTGAAGAGGCTTGGCCTAGAGGAGTTCCAGTACCTGTTGTAA